In Brassica napus cultivar Da-Ae chromosome A3, Da-Ae, whole genome shotgun sequence, the sequence gattagggatactaagctcattcaataCATGTCAAgctatctcctaagcggttagctaggcgATAAACTTAGGATCTAACATCAAGTGATCAGATTAATGAAAGCTTTATGAATAGTATGGATGAAGAATAATCAAGAAtagcttatctatgtttagctcATATTTCAACACCCTAAAAACCCTAGGCGAGCTAGATCACtactcaatcatgatgcaagaaATCAAAGACATAGATCCTGAATGAAACTGCATAATAATAAGAGTAGTAAACAAGGGTTCAGAAGGTCTTCTCTATGAGAGAATGgattcttctcccttacaagttgcagATCGCAAAAGCTAATAGTTCTCTTGTAAAAAACTAGCGTAAGAAATAAAATAGGATAGATGGCGtctttatatggaggcgccaaTAGGTAGAAAAGAAATTAGGGCAACAAGGCCTTAATTCCCGAAAATAGAAGCTTCCTTATTTGTCGGGAACAACCTCGGGATCACTCCGTATGCTTGTTCTGCTAGAGAACAGTCTCGGGACTGTTCGTCTTGAGTGTTCTCCGCAAAATGTTCCAAAAGGACAGCTTCTCTTCAAGCATGCTCTCTTCATTCTTCTaccaactccagacctgtaaaaGATCAAAAAGGACTAGACTGACTCGGATTATGGACTCGAATCAATACAAAAACACCTATACAATGATgtgaaaaacaccatatatcagcaATCAATCAAGACGACCCAGTAATCCCACCTTCTACTCTTCACTTCTTaatatataaagtagacttgGCTATGTCTATAGGGAGAATCATGCCCAGAGGCGGCCCTTGGGTCAAGCCAAGGAAGCCGTGGCTTCCGGCCgctttataataaattaattttcggCCACATATTTTCAAAAGTTTCACTAGGTCTAGTGGTAAAATCTCAAGTTTACAAACTCCCTTACCCCAACCTGTGTTCGATTCCCCAGTAAAGCGGCCAATTTTTTAGAATTGCTTCTGGTCTTATATTTTATAGGACCGGCACTGATCATGCCATGTggcataatttatttattttattaagttttgatAGGTTTTAGTTCAATTctttaaaacaaacatttttggGCTGGATTGGTTTCTCGTCAAATCTTCTCCATCGATATTCAATCGCAAGAGGTTATCTAACCTAACCTGAAACCTATCGTTCAAAATTACTATaacatatattattgtataaaaaTTCGGCGCGTAGCTCCGGATACCCCTAATTATTGAATATAGAGTAGAATCTATTTCTAATCAtacctattttatttttaataaacagttattattaaaaaaatatttatttatatttagagttcttttattttgcggacaaaaatagcaaaatacattggATTGGATGTGTTAGtatcaatatatatttgatatatttagaaaaaatgGAGAAAACATGTATTTTAGTGGTTTTGGTTTTGCATTAGTATAGTCGTCGCGTTAcaattttcatattattatttttgaaatgttaaaaTTTTCATGTAGCTAGCATGCATGCTATGAAAGTTGAGAGAATTGCGTAGAcgaattaattaatattctgCATCACCTAATAATTGCAACCTAAAAGCAAATTTCAATTAATTCAACGTAACCTAATCCTATAAAAAGTATACATTCAGCTTTCAGAGTCAGTACTGgtcaaaaagtataatttaaaattatgtatatatgtgtattGTATAGGTTAAAGAAGGTACATGGTTGTTGACACatattaactaataatattCAATCTGGCTTTATATGTCAATGGAGCAAGCCGTctcctatatattttttttactaaacaaAGATCGTGAAATTAAGATTATGAATAAGTTTTGcttgaaacattaaaaaaaatatacacaccCAAACCTATTCCATCACTTCAACAACTAAACTGACATGCATGCATATATATCCTACATGCAAGACTTAGGATTCATTATCCTCAGAATATCTAGTTTCTCCTTTGAATATTTTCCAAATTCAACTTGCAAGGTCAACCCTAATTTTTAGTCTTCTTCTGAGTCTCAGTTATTTCCTATGGATATCGAAAAGGCAGGGagcagaagagaagaagaagaacccattgTCCAAAAGCCAaagtaggcctgggcattcggggtcccaatcgggtttcggttttatccaatcgggtttcggtttttcgggttcatcaaaatcagccccattcggattatatgaaagttcggttcgggaccggttcgggttctatcgggttcgggtcggggttagtgaatcttcaaagaaccggtacaacccaatatactttcgggttcgggtcccaatcggtttttcggtttaaaagtacctgatttttacctattttataaccaaaacatgagtAAAATCGGTTCTCCAGTTTTAgaatacctgatttgtacctattttgtaaccaaaacttaagtaaaatcgattcaaaaataaggaacatcaaccgtgatcattcaaaatcaaacgaaaagtaaacatatttactgataaaaagaaaaccaaataaataaaagcataaaacgaaaaccaaattctcatgaaatgagaaatattgtttaacgaaaacaaaatttaaatctaaatacttcaagattcaacggccatctttaaccatcaaccttcatgtaatagaaccaccaaccttcatgtaatagataagtattttagatgttcaatatttcttaatgtattttggatacatattaggaattgagatcatgtttggtacaagatcttttcgaggttttgaatgtttcgggttctatcggatatccatttagattcgggttcggttcggataatactcataacccaaaataccacaaaacaagacccattcggtatttacgtcgggttcggatcggttcggattcatttttatcggatcggattcggttcggattttcgggttcggtttatttgcccagccctaagcCAAAGCTAGACAAAGGAAAAGGCAAAGCTCATGTGTTTGCTCCTCCCATGAACTACAGTCGAATTATGGAAAAACATAAGCAAGAAAAGGTGAGCATGCCTGGGTGGAAAAGAGGCGTGGCTATCGTCGATTTTGTTCTTAGACTCATTGCAGCCATCACGGCCATGGCCGCTGCAGCAAAGATGGCAACCACGGAAGAGACTCTCCCTTTCTTTACTCAGTTTTTGCAGTTCAGTGCTGACTACACCGATCTACCAACGCTTTCGTAAGTTGCTCTCAAAATGTTCACTCTTATTAAATATCATGCCAATAATACAAATAACTATCGATCGAAATTGTTTGAAGCTTAATTTATTTGTTCTGTTTTGCAGATCTTTTGTTGTAGTAAACTCAATCGTGGGCGGCTACCTAACCCTATCATTGCCTTTTTCCATTGTCTGTATCCTCCGGCCTCTCGCAGTGCCACCTAGGCTCTTCCTCGTCTTATGTGACACGGTAACATTTTTTATGTGTTAGATTGCTGAGAATTTCAACAGCCAAATTTAAGAAACGTTCACTTGttatttcttttgtaaaatcaaGAGAAAAAATAAACGCAAACGCCCACCACAAAGAGAGTTCCTCATTTCGTTTCAGTTTAGTGTCTACCGTTTAGAAAAAACaggtttttataaaatgtaaACGTAAAACCAACACTGAATATAATCAATGTTTCAATCAAAACCTCCAGAAACCCTGCTTTCTAAAGGCTTATATTACACTCGTTAATGCATAGTCTAGAATATGGTCGTATATATTCAAAGGtttgaatatgtatatgttGAGTACATATGGCACATCCGTATTTAATACGTATATTGATTTCTGTGGTCCAGGCGATGATGGGCCTCACTATGATAGCGGCATCTGCTTCTGCAGCCATAGTTTATTTGGCGCACAATGGGAATTCAAGCTCGAACTGGCTTCCCGTTTGCCAGCAGTTCGGTGACTTTTGCCAAGGAACCAGCGGCGCCGTGGTGGCTTCCTTCATTGCAGCAGCTCTTCTCATGGTCCTCGTCATTCTCTCTGCGTTTGCTCTCAAGAGATCGACGTGAAAATTTGTATTTGTGCCTATTAAATTCCTGTGTGCTCTGATATTCATTTGTGTGAATTTGAAAAGAGTAAGATATATGATTTGGTTTTTGTTAAGTTGTGTAACTCGGGTTTGTATTGTGAACTGTGTTGTAAATCAATCAACTCACAAAAAGAATGATAATCATTAATCTCGTACTCCGCGTTTTTGACGTCCTATTTAGAGGCACTTTTGGCCAGGCAGTCGTCAGGTTGAAACATCTTCACCATGTTTAAATTCACAGAGTTAGAAGCTTGCCAGAGTTGTCAAAACCGCACTTAGGTTCTGGTTTAAAAACTTGTGTAGCCTAGCGAATAAAGATAAAGAATCATAcacatattttacaaaaaaaattccactTGTACGGAATAGATAATTGATGGTTCACCAATTACTATGTTTTAAATGACGCAAGGCGCTCCTAGTCGATCAGAGATGGGCTATGTAATGAAGGTCAATaataaatgataatataaatcaTGTTAAATGAAAACTGATATTAAAAACGTTTTCATAAATAGATATGGAGTCGAGATACTTTTCTTTTCCTAACTCTAAATATGATACAATCATGTAATACGATTCATACATCACTTGTTAAGGTCTCTGCAAACTAAGATTCTACGAAACACTTTCTAAAATTTATGCTGAGAGATTTGCTAGTTTTCTTGTGCAAAATGTGAGTAGTGAATGAGGAGGAGACGAGTTATTTAAAAAGGAGAAGAGGAGCTGATTTTCGAAACTATTGCAGCACGTTAGCGAAAATCTCTCAGAAATATCGGGAGTGGAATAAATATCGGGAGTGGAATATTGAGAAACTTTCTCCACAAATTATCCCATCTATTGACTCGTTATGATCTTTGGCGAACAAATATACTTCATGTCGTTTTTAGACAAACTATGTGTCTTTTAAACACAAACATCATGCTATTTTGGTTCGAACATGAGCTAAAAATTGAAACTAATTTCCCCAAAAAGAACTTATTCCTATGGCCCTTCACCAAGATCCACGCCCACGTCCACACCgagccggacggcggcggcagCGTGTGCGTAAAGGGCTCGGCAGCGTGTGTGTGAGGGGCGAGCCGAGCCTGTCACCTTAAAGTTTTTGATCAGCTTAACATGTGAACACACACATATATGACTCAAATTGCTTTTTATAATATGATaggtttttattatttattcattAAAGCCAAAGACTTTTAACTCATGACCCGTACGGCGTTTCATGTCACACTGTCACAATTATTTTTTAAGCttatttaactaaaataattgaTCCAACAATCTCttatatgaataaaaatgaCTCTAAATGTAGACTAAATACAAACTTGATAAATTACTAAATACAAACTTGACTAAATTCATTGTTACTTCGAATATGTactattgaaaattttatatcgTAATTTTAGgttgaaatattattaagtgAAAAACATCATATATAAGCTTTAGGAAGATAAATCTTCTGAATGAGATGATGATCCTCATGTGCTCTCACTCTCAGATCAGATAATTTTTTCACATTCCATTGGTTTTTACTATGGTTGATCAGTGTTGTGAGAG encodes:
- the LOC106438426 gene encoding casparian strip membrane protein 3, whose translation is MDIEKAGSRREEEEPIVQKPNPKPKLDKGKGKAHVFAPPMNYSRIMEKHKQEKVSMPGWKRGVAIVDFVLRLIAAITAMAAAAKMATTEETLPFFTQFLQFSADYTDLPTLSSFVVVNSIVGGYLTLSLPFSIVCILRPLAVPPRLFLVLCDTAMMGLTMIAASASAAIVYLAHNGNSSSNWLPVCQQFGDFCQGTSGAVVASFIAAALLMVLVILSAFALKRST